A single Lactuca sativa cultivar Salinas chromosome 8, Lsat_Salinas_v11, whole genome shotgun sequence DNA region contains:
- the LOC111900117 gene encoding uncharacterized protein At5g48480 has protein sequence MATEATNGAAAGEKNGAATEKAVTFSSLKPQLFVESAKASDAVAFYKAAFGAEEVNRVSHPKRKADQELPLLLSAEIKLGSSSILISDLSDDSTALVKTVGTGLVFCLETEDIEAAIDKAVKAGAVAEGEITEGEGACCGGRVGKVKDPYGIVWLICTPAKKCANVEA, from the exons ATGGCGACAGAGGCTACTAACGGAGCGGCTGCCGGTGAGAAGAACGGAGCTGCGACGGAGAAGGCAGTGACGTTTTCGTCTTTGAAACCGCAGTTGTTCGTGGAGTCGGCGAAGGCGAGTGATGCTGTTGCGTTCTACAAAGCTGCGTTTGGAGCCGAGGAGGTGAATCGCGTCAGTCATCCGAAGAGGAAGGCTGATCAGGAGCTTCCGCTTCTTCTCTCGGCTGAGATCAAGCTCGGTTCCTCTAGTATTCTCATTTCCGACCTCTCTGATGATTCTACTGCTCT GGTGAAAACAGTGGGGACTGGGCTTGTGTTCTGTCTAGAGACTGAAGACATTGAAGCTGCAATTGACAAGGCAGTAAAGGCTGGTGCGGTTGCAGAAGGTGAAATAACCGAAGGTGAAGGCGCGTGCTGTGGTGGGCGCGTGGGAAAGGTGAAGGACCCTTATGGTATCGTCTGGCTCATCTGCACTCCTGCTAAAAAGTGTGCTAACGTGGAAGCATAG